The Loxodonta africana isolate mLoxAfr1 chromosome 18, mLoxAfr1.hap2, whole genome shotgun sequence genome includes the window CATCTTCCACCCAGATGCTCCAAGTTCAGGAATCTGATCCAGTCTCACCCTTCCCCCAGTGCTGTGCCTTATCTGCTCTTATGTAATTCAGTGCTCTCACCCCACCCCCTGGATTTATATAAGGCAACTCAGTAAACAGACTGCAGGACTTCAGAGCTCCAGGGAGAGCTAAGATGGGTTACAAATGTGATCTCTTGCCTTCCACCTGATCCCAGGACCCCGCTCACATGCTGTCTTCCTCCAGCCTTGAGGCTGGAGCCTGACTTTGCATTCACTTGCAGGGGTGAACATGTACCCACGCATGTATGCCTGGGAATGTGTGCCCGTGTGTGCGTATTTGTATACCTAGGTGTACGAGTTGGGGGTAGAGCACCTAGGACATACATGTAAGTACCCAGACATGTCTTCACTGTCTTTTTTCTATTTAAACAGTGAGCAAATCTGGCAAAGCTTCCCCACTAAGGCTTTCCTTTTTCAGCAACAAGTCAAGAAACTTAGCTCTTGTGTAACCCTCCCCTTGCCCCGGTCACAATTAGTAGCAGACCCATCGTATCAGAGCTAAGCGCCGGTGCTGTTCCCTGTAACCCAGCCAGCCAGGAAACAGAATCTAAGCTGCTGTTCCTCCGGAAATCCCCGTTTGCCCGTCATTTGAGTTCTACATGAATGTCCGCTGCTGTCTGACTGGTGTTCTTGAGGCTGTTGGATCGGCCCAGTTTTGAGACAGCTGCTCTACAGGAAGCCAAATATCCAGGTTGCCTAAATCACTAAAGCCTGCTCTCCCAGAATCAGGCCGGAGCTGCCTTCAAGTCACACGAAACCATGGAAAGAACATTCTCCACATTGGAGGTTTTGCCCCACAGACTCTTTACAAGGAGTCCCTGACCCCCTGGCCTTTGCTGGTCTGTCCTGTCCAAATGGACAACAGCTCCCAAGTCTGAGATAGGACAGAGGTGGGAAGGGGCGCATCCTGATGGTAATGGTTCTGGTAGCACAGGAGGGCTTGGGAGCCAGGAAGATTCCGGATCCTCCATAGTCAGTGACCGTCTATGCTTTTGTTGAGCTCtctcctccccctctccccctATAGAACTAGTGCCAAAGATGGGAGATGTGTTTCCCTTCACTTCTCTTCTCAAAGCCAGTTAAGGCTTCAGCCATGTTCTTCTATTCTTCTTCACTTCCACCATGGTAAGGAGGAGAAGAGAGGGGGAAATCCATTAGAGCTATCCCTCAAACCTTCCAAGAGCCAGGGCACCTGAGTGCAGTTGGCATTAGGGCTAAGGGGGCATGCATAGGCCTCAAGGCCCAGCCCTCTCTCCTGGGTGCCCCCCCTCACACTGGCACACAGCTGATCCCACCCCCTACTCCTGTGGCAGAGTGCCAAGGTTCTCACTGCCAGTAACACTCTCTAAGGGCGGTCCTTGGAGCCCCCGGTTCTGGGCAACAGGAGGCATCTCATAGTGGGAGGTTCCAAGTCCCTTGAAGGCAGCTTCATTTGGAGGCCATTTTCTCCAGTTTGAACATCCCGGATCCTTTCTACTACAAAGGCGCCTGAGCGAGCTTACACTTACACCGCTCCCTCAGGACCAGCCGGGGGCTTCTTGAGTCTACTCATCTACCTGCCACAAGGCTGGTGCGAAGACAAGCCCGTCGATGGGGCCTTTGCCCTATAATGTAATTTTAAACTAGATCTAGTCCTTTCCCTTCCCCCCTCGCCcgcaaatttaattttatttgttcaCTGTCCTTATGTATTAGTTGCACTGTCTTCCCTTTTTTGGCTCAACTCACTGATgtttttccccttcctttcacGGGAATTGACTTCAATTTCCCAGTGATTTAATTCATCCCTCCAGCTGTCTGACCGCCCTGCAGGACCTGCCTCCGCGGTAGTCTGTCGGCGAAGAAAACGACAGCTTTTCCCTCCCTTTGGGGCTCCGACCGCCCACGACGTCTGCCCGCCAGGAGCCCGGCGACTCCAGGCGAGATCTGGATTTTCCCGGACGGGTTCAAAATGCTCGCCGCTAGGGCGCACGCCCACTCGCCCAATCACCCCGCCCAGACACCCACCACCCAACACCCACACCCGCCACAGAAACGAGGCTGGGAAGCCCTCTGGAAGCCCGACGGCTACAGctttatttaatatttcttttgaAACGTAAAACTAGGGCAACAAGCTCAACGGCTCGGAATCTTCAACTCTCTCCCATCCTGCTTGTAACCCGCCCCCACACCACAGGCACCAACACATTTATAACCCCCACGCGGGCGACCTCGGCCCCAAATTACATCCCACACCCACTCCCTCCCTGCCCCGAACTTCTCTAACAAACCGTTAAGTAACCCCCTCCGCCACCCTCCTACCCCCTAACGCTGAAGCGCACACAGGACCGAGCCGGGCGTGGAAGTCCCTTCCAGCGCCGCCACGAGTCCCAGCGCTCCGAGGCGCGTCGTTGCCCCTCGCGCTGCCTGCCTGGAGGCGGCGCCAGAGGCCGGGATGGGGTCGAGGGTCCTGTTCTCCATTCTTCTCCTTCCAGCCACACTGGCGAGGGGGCCCGGATGGTGCTCAGTACAGCCCGAGGATGGCGACGCCCACGTCCTTGGAGGGCCGGCGCTCCTGCATCAGAAAGTTGATCATGCTCTCCGACTTGATGAGCAGGTTGCAGCCCAGGAAGAAGACGCCGAAGACCACGGTGAGCGACAGCACGCAGAGCACAGCGATCTGCGCCACGCGTGACACCCACAGGCTGCGCTCGTCGGGCGCCAGGCCGGCAGGGACCCCGTCGCTGGTGGCCAGTGGCACGCCCCCGGGGCAGCAGCCCAGCCACGTGCCTAGTCCGTGGCTGCGGTTCCCCAGGGCGGCCCCGCCGCCGCCCACGCCGCCCGCCGCCTCCAGGCCGCTGTGGTTCAGGAAGGTCGCGTTCATGGCCCGGGTCTCGGCGCGCGGTCCCGGGCGCACGAGGAGGACGCTCCGGGCGGCCCCGTCGGCTCGTGCGCGGGGAGGAGAGGAAGGCGGAGGCTGGCTGCGCCCAGGAACCCCCTCGGGCCGCCTACCCCTGGGCACTAGGCGGGAAGCGGCGGCCCGGAGGAGCAAGCAACAGGCGGCGCGGGATCTGGTGCCGGAAAGCTGAGCGCGCGCAGCGGTTGCCGGCTGCGCTCCGCGTTCTCCCGGCCGCCCCTCCCCTAGCAACGGCCCCGCCCCGCCGTGCCCCACCGTGTCCCTGGGGGCGGAGGCCCCCTTGGGGAGCGCAGCCTACCCCTGGTCCGAGGGCTGCAAGGGGCCAGGAGATCAGGGATAGAACCCTGTCCCTCGGGTCAGCCGCGGTTCTTTCCGGACTGGAAAATCTCCCCCTAGGCGCCCACCCTGCACTTTGGTGTTCTTAGCAGTTAGgttcttctggaaaaaaaaagtctgccttaaaTCTCTGCTCTTTATTGAAACCCTTGTAAGCCTTCTTAGACAGCATGGATCataatcacctggagggcttgttaaaacccagattgctgggccccaccgaGGGTTTCTAAATCAGTAGTCTGGGCTGGGCCCACGAATGTCCATTTCTAACAGATTCCCAGGCGATAActaatgctgctggtctggggacaCTCTGAGAAACACTGGTCTACTTTATCATTTTGTGTGAAGGGATGGTGTTTCAAGGTATGGGCTATCACCATTTATTTGACTAAGGTCCCTGTTTTTGGATGTTGGagagttggtggtggtggtagtgattttatttatttagcatcAAAAATATTGCCCATAAGAAGCCCTGTAACTAAATCTTTGTGCAgaaattgtaattttttgtttagATTATGTATTGGAAAAATGGACCTACAGTACTAAAAAGTACATCTTCCCAAAATTTCTTCCACAGATGTTCCAGTGTACACTTCTGCTGATGCATATGGGGGAGGGGTCCCCCCCCCCGCAGCCtcattattgtcattattttaaaaatctttgctggagtttggcggggggtggggggtggggggtgggggtggggaggaggttcACCCTTGTGTTAACTTGCATTACTTGATGACTtctggaaaaggaaggaaagccCTTAGGAGGTCTCACAGTGGTACAGGCAAAAGATGCTGGCTGGAGGCTTGGATTTCAATGTTGGTGGTGAAGGAGGAGACAAGTGAATGGACAGGGGCTTGGCAAATCAGAGTGAGGGGACTGAGATGCTCCCAACTTACAAGTATCTTCAATCCCCCCCACTCCCATTTGCACACACTTGTtgatagttgccattgagttggctccaattcatggcaaccttatgtttaacaacaaaatgttgcctggtcctgtgccatcttcatgatcactagtatgtttgagtccatagcctgtcagtttgttgtgctgtcgtggctttcatgttgctatgatgctagatgCTATgtcgctggtatttcaaataccaacagggtcacccatggtggaaaggtttcggcagagcttccagactaagactaggaagaaaggcctggtgacctacttccaaaaattagccaatgaaaaccctgtgtatcacAACATACTCATTAGATGAACATTaattcatgtgtgtgtgttgtcctGGTAAGCAATTATcaatttaaagatgaagaaatggaggcatGCATACAcaaaacagactgggaaaaggccCGACTTGCCTGCCCCATTCCAGGAAAGCTGGCTTGCCACCAGGGCGCTCAGAGTGTTCTGGGCAGGGGCCTCCCTGCCCTGCCCATTGCTCAAAGCCAGGATAGAACAGTGAGACCATGGGTAGCCAGTCTGGACATTTTGTCCTCTGCCTTTagccattttgatttctttagagaaatgcttggttgtgtcatttgctcatctttctcctgagaccAACTCTTGACGTTTGATTCACCCTGAACTTGGAGCCCATGCCCTTGACTCCATCCAGGTGAAGTCAGGCCGTCTGCTGGGAAGAAGAAGGGGTGAGTAAGGGTGAGGTACAGGGACCTGCTGCAAGAGGTTGTGAAGAGGTAGGTGGTTGGTTCGGTGCATCAGATACATTCCTTCACTGAATTCTTACACCAGCCCTTGTGTTTGGGCCTGATTGTCGCAGAGGTTCGGAGCAATTAGCTGACTTACTCAAGACCAGTCAGCTAGTTAATCatcagagccagaatttgaaccctgATCTGACCTGTTCCAGTGCTGCCTCTAAATTACTTCCGTCATGTTTTCTGTCATCCCTGAGCTGGTTTCTCCAGATGCCTGGGTAAAAGAGAAAGTCTTTGACTTTTGGGGGAGGAAGGTCAGAGGGAACTTGAACTCCTTTCCAGAGGTCAGGAGTAGGGGCCCTGCATGGCCTGGACCCACGTTGGCACTCCTGCCGGGTTTTGTCTCCTCTGCCCCATCTGGACCACTGTTTCCAGCAAGTCTGGTTGCTGTTCGATGTGTATaaactcttttttaaattaatatcttatttttggtgaaaaacatGCACAGCAAAACTCATTCCCATTCAgcagtttctagacataatgagcagtgacattggttacattcacattgtgtcaacattcttattatttctgttctattGGTTTACTCCCATTAACTTAAACTCTCTGCCCCCTAACcgtctcatctatgctttaaaatagctgttgtccatttggtcttatatagatttttttttttttaaagaatgcaaTACTCAAGGATGACAATCTTTACTTTTTTAGCTAGGCCATTACTTAGTTTAAAGGTAacatcaggggatagtttcaattcaaagtttgaagagtaacTCAGGGCCATAGACTCGGGGACTTCTCCAGCCTCAATAGGTCCAGTAAGCCTGgagtctttaagaatttgaagttttgtttcacatttttctccctttctgtcgggatccatctattgtgtccctgccCCTCAGAATGTTTGGTAGTGGAAGTTgtccaagcaccatctagttcttctggactcgaGGTAGGGAAAGCAGTGGTTAATGGAGACAATGAGTCCTGTAGTTTCcggttccttctctgattcttgagtttccttctttctctattgTTCCAGACAAATAGacaccaatagttgtgtcttagatggcggctcataagcttttaagatcccagacaccattCGCCATACTGGAAAGTAGAACATAAACTCTAAGAACTATATTGTGATATGCATTAACTCTTAATTCCTGGGATAACCTGAAAGGTAAGTatattagttacctattgctgcataacaaattactccCAATTTTAACAAACTTCAAACAAACATTATCTCACACagtttctgagggtcaggaatttgggagcaGCTTAGCTTGGTGGTTTTGGCTCAGGCtatctcatgaggttgcagtcaaggtgttggccagggctgcagtcatctgaaggcttcaCTGGGGGTGGAGGACTGGCTTCCAAGATGACTCCCTCACATGGCTGTTGTCTGGAGGCCTCAGTTCCAGGTTAGCTATTAGCAGGAgacctcagttccttgccatgtggccCTGTCAACAGGcctgcctcagtgtcctcacaacatggcagctggcttcccccagaaCCACTCTCGAGGAATGTTCTTAAAGGTGAGCCACTGGTGGAAAGGAGAGGGACCAAAGAGTGAGTTTGCAGAGGAAGACCTGTTAGCAATCATTGTTATAATCTTCACAGCAAGCCTTGTAGAGAGAACTCACTAGCGCCATTTGACAGGTGAGAAAAAGGAGGCTCAGGAAGGAGACATATCTTGCCCAGAGACACAGAGCTGGTAATtaacagagccaggattcaagccATTAGCTGCCTGGCAACAAAATCTAAGCTCTTTCCTGCACATGGCAAGGGACAGGGGTGCTACGTTGTTAGGAAAAGGCCTGGCGCTGAGGGTTTGTGAGGGGCTTAGGCACCTCCGGAGGTACCTGTAGACCGGGCTGCCTTCTCCTGCTCTAGTGACAAGGAAGCCGGTTCCTCCAGGCCCAGCTGCCACCCACACACACGAGACTATTTTTACCCTCTACCTCAGCGACAGTCTGTATCTCCCGGCTCTGGAAGGGCCATCTGGGCAGTCTGGCTGCCCCAGGAAGTGCCTCCACCCAGAGGCCACCGTTCATGCCCTGCAGCTGTTTCTAGAGGAACTTTAGCTCTCTGGCATGCCTTGGCCAGGCAGGGTCTGTAAGAGCACCCCACCACCCCATTCAGAGTGTAATAATCCTCCCTGATTAGTACCGCTTGGGGGTTGGGCCTATCTGAACTAAAAAGTTTAAATCTgcagatatttaaaatttttcacatTTCACACCAGGTTAATAAAGTGTTCTTGGGCCCTGAACCACTTGAATGGAATGACAAGAGTGATTTTATTTGTATATTCAACAGTACCCCCAGCCCTGGAAAATATAAATAGATGGCTTGTATGTCAGCATACTTCAGGGAGCCCCAAGAGCCCTTGAACATAATTTATTCTCTGAAGTGGTTTCAAAGAGCCCCCCTAGGATCCTGTTTACACTATTCATTGGTTTGGCAAACTGTTCCTGGAACGGGCAAAGGTTATTTCTGCCCAGTTCCTGTCCAAATGAGCTCACGTTTCAAATTGGCCGATGGGGAGATAATGATGTTTTACTGCATCTGGTACAGAATTAAACGCTGATTGCCCTGTTCAGCCTTTGCTCCCTAACTGAGACCACGGAGCTGGCCTCTGCTCTGTCTACCCACACGGGCTGTAGGGCAGAGGGAGGCCCC containing:
- the RPRML gene encoding reprimo-like protein, whose amino-acid sequence is MNATFLNHSGLEAAGGVGGGGAALGNRSHGLGTWLGCCPGGVPLATSDGVPAGLAPDERSLWVSRVAQIAVLCVLSLTVVFGVFFLGCNLLIKSESMINFLMQERRPSKDVGVAILGLY